The genomic window TACTATTTCCTCGATGGGAAAATGCCTACGCCAGAACCCATTACGGCCAGTAAGGATCTTTCAACCAATTCCCTGGCTCCCCCGCAGGCCGTGAAGCTGCGCACGGCCCAGTACCGCTACCGCACGGCTGGCATTCCGGTGAGCGTGCGGTACGGCTCGGCCAAGCCCGGCTGGTCGCTGTACGCCAAAGTGGGTGCTGCCGTCAACGTGCTGTTCAGTACTCACTCCGAGCTGGAAGGAGTGCCCGAAGCCACTACGAGCTATTCGCTTAAGTCGAGCAACTCGCCCTACCGCAAAGTGCAGGGCTCGGTCAACAGCGGAGCCGGAGTCCGGTTTCAGCCCGCCGCGGCACGGTGGAGCGTAGCCGTGGGCCCGACGGCCGAAGCCGGCTTGTCGACGCTGAATACGGACGCGGCACGCAGCGGCTACCAGGCCCGGCCCTACGCCGTGGGTATGGAGGCCAGCGTGGAGTTTGGCGGTAAAACGGCGGCGGTAGTCCGTTAGAAAGTAACCTGTTTATCTCACCTCATTTCCCTTATGCAATGAAAGCTCTACTGTTTTTAGTAAGTGTCTGGGGATGCCTGGGCATGGTGCAGTGCCAGAAGGACGCCGTGGCGCCCGATGCGGAAACGGCCCCTGATACGGCCTCGGCCTGCGTTGATTCCCGGGCCCAGCCGCTGATTGATGAACTGCTGCGCACGCCCAAAGCCAACCCCGCCGGTGAAGTATGGCGCTACACCTGGGAAGGCCGGCCGGTGTTTCTGGTGAAATCGTTCCGGCCCGATGACTACCAAAAGGTATACGAAGTGACGAATGCGCAACTACAGTATGTGGGCGCACCCAGCGGCGGCATCACGGGCAAGGGCGACGGCAAATGCCCGACCTTCTCCGCCCAGGCTACCAACGGCTGCCTGGTGTGGCGCGACAGCCGCTAAGGGTACAGTACTGTGAGTGGTACCAGAGAAAAACCTGTCTGATTTACGCAGACAGGTTTTTCTGTTTCCGAAGAAACCTACCTTGCGGCAATGGAGTTATCCTAGGCTGTCTTAGCTGTCACCTCATTGCCTGAATGGACTATCAACTAACCTCCGAATTCAAACCCACCGGCGACCAGCCCAAAGCCATTGCCCAACTTGTGTCGGGGGTGGAAAGCGGGGAACCGGCCCAGGTGCTGCTGGGTGCTACTGGTACCGGTAAAACCTTTACGGTAGCCAACGTCGTGGCCCAGACCGGTAAGCCCACGCTGGTACTCTGCCACAATAAAACCCTGGCGGCCCAGCTCTACGGCGAGTTCAAGTCATTTTTCCCGAACAACGCCGTCGAGTACTACATCAGCTACTACGACTACTACCAGCCCGAGGCCTACATTGCCAGCACCGACGTCTTTATCGAAAAGGACCTGGCCATCAACGAGGAAATCGAGAAGCTGCGGCTGCATTGCACGGCCACGCTGCTCTCGGGCCGGCGCGACGTTATTGTGGTGGCGTCGGTGTCGTGTATTTACGGTATCGGCAACCCCGAGGAGTTCAGCAAAAACGTGATTTACCTGGCCCCGGGCCTGAAATACTCGCGCAACAACCTGCTCTACCAGTTTGTGCAGATTCTGTACTCGCGCACCGAAGTGGAGTTTACCCGCGGCACCTTCCGGGTGAAAGGCGACACGGTGGACGTGTTTCCGGCCTACGCCGACTTTGCCTACCGCATCTACTTCTTCGGCGACGAAATTGAGGCCATTCAGAAGATTGACCCGGTGAGCGGCAAAAAGCTCAGCGACGAGCAAAGCGTGACGTTGTACCCGGCCAACCTCTTCGTGACCGGCAAGGACACGCTCAACCAGGCCATCAAGGAAATCCAGTTTGACATGGTGCAGCAGCATTCCTATTTCGAAAAGGAGGGCCGCGACTCGGAAGCCAAGCGCATCATGGAGCGCACCGAGTTTGACCTGGAAATGATTCGGGAACTGGGCTACTGCTCGGGCATCGAGAACTACTCGCGCTACTTCGACGGTCGGCAGCCCGGCTCCCGGCCTTTCTGCCTGCTCGACTACTTCCCCGACGACTACCTGCTGGTCATTGACGAAAGCCACGCCACCATTCCGCAGGTGCGGGCCATGTGGGGCGGCGACCGGAGCCGCAAAACAGCCCTGGTGGAGTACGGCTTCCGCCTGCCTAGCGCCATGGACAACCGCCCGCTGACGTTCAACGAGTTTGAGAGCATGTACCGGCAGGCCATCTACGTGTCGGCTACGCCTTCGGACTACGAGCTGGCCCAGGCCAACGGCGTGGTGGTGGAGCAGATTATTCGCCCCACCGGCCTGCTCGACCCCGAAATCGACGTGCGGCCCAGCGTCAACCAGATTGACGATTTGCTGGATGAAGTCGACAACCGCGTGAAAATGGGGGACCGGGTGCTGGTGACGACCCTCACCAAACGCATGGCCGAGGAGCTGCAGAAGTACATGGAGCGCCTGGGCATCAAGTCGCAGTACGTGCACTCCGACGTGAAAAGCCTGGACCGGGTGGAAATCCTGCGCCAGCTGCGCCTGGGCGTTATCGACGTGCTCATCGGGGTAAACCTGCTGCGCGAAGGCCTCGACTTGCCCGAGGTGAGCTTGGTAGCCATTCTGGATGCCGACAAAGAAGGCTTCCTGCGCGACCAGCGCAGCCTGATCCAGACCATGGGCCGGGCCGCCCGAAACGACAAGGGCAAGGTTATCATGTACGCCGACCGGATGACGGGCTCCATGCAGCGCGCCATCGACGAGACGAACCGCCGCCGGGCCGTGCAGATGGCCTACAACGAAGAGCACGGCATTACGCCGCGCACGGTGAAAAAGTCGCACGACGAAATCATCGGGCAAACCTCGCTGTCGGACAAGCGCCGCATCGAGCCGGCCGCCTACGTGGGCCCCGATACGGATACGCTGACCCTGGCCGCCGAGCCGGTTATTGCCATGATGACCAAGCCCGACCTGGAAAAACTCATCAAGCAAACCGAGAAGCAGATGGAAGCCGCCGCCAAGGACCTCGACTTCCTGCAGGCCGCCAAGTTCCGCGACGAACTGGCCCAGCTGCGCCAAATGCTGAAATCCAAGCGCGACTAAGCCTGGCCAGTACTCGGCCAACACAACCGGCCCCGGTAGTCAGCGCCTGACTATTGGGGTCGGTTTGTGTTTAATGTGGCTTCTGCTCCCTGCTTCGCTGGGCCGGGCTTGGGCTTTTTCTTGACCACGCTGATGTGGCCGTTGCGCTCCAGATACACCTGGTCGATGCCTTCGAGGGAGGCGCGGTGCCCGCCGTGGCGCAGGCCCTCGAGCAGGTCGTTGTGGCTAATGCTGGCCCGGCGCATGTTGTCCTCGCAGTAGCGCCCGTCCTTGACCAGTTGAACGGGCGCACCTTTGATGAGGCGGCCAATAAACTTGCTGCGAAAAGCGGCCCAGGCCAGCAGGCGGTGCAGCAGCACCAGCACTGCACTGGCCAGCAGCGTGGCCCCAAACGGCGAGGCCGCCACAATGGCCCGGCTCAGCACGGCTCCCAGAATAATTTTGAGTACCATGTTGAAGGCGCTGCTGCTGGCAAACGTCCGCTTGCCCGAGAGCCGCAGCAGCGCCAGGGCCACCAGAAATACCACCACGGCCCGGGCGCACATCTGCCCGGCGGTGATGCTGTGCGAGTCGGCCTCCAGGCCTAACAGTTCGTGCCAAAGGTCTTCCATGCGTGAGTCAGGGCGCTGCTTTGCGGAAAGCTTGCTGGGCGTGCTCCACCAACGTGCGGGCTCGTTTGGCCCCCACCCGGCGCACGGGCACAAACTGCCGGCCGGCCGCCTCATTATACGAGCGGAAGAAATGCTCGATTTCCTGTAGCAACTGAGCCGGCAAATCGGTGGTGTCGTGCAGGTGCTGGTGCTGGCGGCTGCTGGCCGATACGGCCAGCAGCCGGTCGTTGCGCTCCGTGTGGCCGTTCTCGGTTTGCTCGGCTTCAATGGCCCCAATCAGGCGGGCTTCGAGCAGGCAGCCGGCAAAAGCGGGAGCATCCATGAGCACCAGCACGTCGAGCGGGTCGCCGTCGGGGCCCAGGGTGGAGGGTACGAAGCCGAAATCGTAGGGGAAGCTGGAGCCCTCGGGCAAGGTGCCTTTGAGCTTGAAAAGCTGCGTTTCGGGGTCGTAGGCAAACTTGTTGCGGCTGCCCTTGGGCGTTTCAATAACCACGTGCAGGTGGCCCGAGGGCTGATGCCAGGCGGGCAGGGAAAACAAGGCTGAATTCATCGGCGGCAGGGTAGGAGGAGTGCTTATACTGCCGCCGAATCAGGAAGTTGTTAGCGTTGAGCTGGAAACTAAGCACAGTTCAGCGCAAACTGCTATTTTGCTCGCCTCATTCATCTATCTACCCTTTTTCACGCTTTATGCAGTCACGTTTTACCCGCATCGCCTTCCTGCTCGCTTTGTTGGTGCTGCCCCTGTTGCCGCACCGGGCCGCCGCGCAGGCCGGCAAGTACACCTACATGCAGATGACCACCATTGAGTCAGTAATTGCCGGCGGCATGGGCCGCTCGAAGGTTTCGTTTACGCCCGAGTTTAAGGGGGCCAAAGAAGCTCCCCTGGAAAACCTGTTCAGCCTCACCGGCCTGAACATGGGCAATCTGCGCGGCAACGAGGAAGCCATCAACTCCTACATGCAGAAGATTTCCGACGACGGCTGGGAGCTGGTTACCTCCGTGCCCCTGACGTACTCCTTGCAGGGCAGTGGCCTGTTCATGACCCGCTATATTTTCCGCAAGGCCAAGTAGCAGCGTATAGCCGCAAAAAAGGCCCCGGACGTGCGCGTCCGGGGCCTTTTTGCTTATAACGGGAAATGGGCCTAGCGGCCGAAATCGTCCTGCACGCGCACGATGTCGTTTTCGTCGGAAGGCTGCTGGGCGTCGGTGTGCTGCCAGATTTCGGCAATCATACCCCAGTCGTCGAGGCCCACGAGGCGGTGCCGCTCGCCCTGGCGCAGCATGATGGTCTGGCCCGGGCCGTGGGTTTGCAGCGGGCCTTCCTCATCGGTGGCGCTGGTGATAATGCCCACTGTGCCACGCACCACCTTCCAGATTTCGGCCCGGCGGTGGTGGTACTGCCACGACAGGCGCTGGTGGGGCGCTACGAGCAGAATCTTGGGGCTGAGCTTGCCCGAAATGCGCAGCTGCTCCACTGGCAGGCCGCCGAAGTAGGTATCGGCAAACTGCTGGGCCTGGTCTTCGCTGAGCACGAAAAAACCGCCCCAGGGCCGGGTCTGGTCCCGCTGCATAATGCCAAACCCCTGGGTGTGGAGCTGCTGCTGGGTTTGCTCGAAGAGCTGTTGTTTGGACAAATCGGGGCTCATACGCGGAAAGGGAGAGTAGTGCGGAAAGAAGGGCTAGGGCTGAAAAATACAAGAATTGCCGGGAATAACCCAAACTCGGCAGCAAAGAAAAACCGGTGGCTAGCGGGCTTCCTTGGGTTCCTGGGAGCGGTGCAACGACGAGTCGCGGATGATGAGCTCGGGCTTGAGCATGAGGTGGGGCGGCTCGTAGGCGGGGCCCCGCTTGAGCAGCTGCAGAAACAGGCGCACCGCAGTTTCACCCATCTGCTCGGCCCGCTGGTCAACCACCGTCATCTGGGGCTGGGTCATGGTCGTGAAGGGCTCGTTGCTGAAGCAGGCCAGGGCAATATCCTGGGGCACGCGCAGCTGTTTTTCACGCAGCACCTCCAGGGCACCCACCGAGGGAATGGCGTAGGCGGCAAAAATCCCGTCGAGCGGGGGCTCCAGGGCCAGCAGGTGCTGCATGCCCAGGCGGCCGGCCTCGTGGGTCAGGGCCGGCAACGCGTACACCCAGTCTTCCTCGAAGGGCAGGCCGTGGTCGGCCAGGGCCGCCTTGTAGCCCAGAAACCGGTTGCGGCTGGTATTCAGGTGCTGGGGCCCGGCCAGGTGCACAATGCGGCGGCAGCCCTGCTCGATGAGGTGGCGCACCGACTGATACGCGCCCTGAAAGTCGTCGAGGATGACGGCCATACTGCGCGGCAAATCCGGCACCCGGTCGAAAAATACCAGCGGGGTGCCCTGCTGCCGCACTTGTTCGAAGTGCTGCATGTCGTCGTAGGTCGTGGCCGACACCGACACCAGGATGCCTTCGACCTGGGCCGCCAGCAGGGCCTCGATGTTGCGCTGCTCGCGCTTCAGGTCTTCGTTGCTCTGGCAGAGCAGCACGTTGAAGCCTTCCCGGGTGGCCACTTTCTCGATGCCATTCATGACGGCCGGAAAAAAGTAGCCTTTGATGTGGGGCACTATTACGCCCAGGGTTTTGCTGTGGCCCCGGCGCAGGGCGGCGGCCAGCTGGTTGGGGCGGTAATTGAGCTCCTGGGCCGCCTGCCGCACCCGCTCCTTAGTCGTTTCGCTGATGTCGTGGTGGTCGGCCAGGGCCCGGGATACGGTGGAGGCCGAAACGCCCAGGTGCTGGGCCAGGTCCCGGAGTGAAGTTTGCTGTTTTTTGATGGCCATGGGTTCTGACGGAAGAAAAGGCAAGGGAAATCCGACTAGTTCTTAGGGCCGGGCGGGTTGGCCTGGGTGCCAAAATAGCCCGCCGAAGCCGCATTTGCAGCATCTATTTTCATACCGCCAAGCCAGCCAGGGCCGCCGCCACCCGCATTCGGGGTAGTCTTCGGGCCCTAGCGTAGTTGAGCTAAATAGGTTTATCCTACTTTTGGGCCTCAAATTCAGAAAATGCCGCCATGGCCAGCAAGGTGAAAAAACGCACGTTGATCAACGATATAGCCAGTCACCTGCAGGTGTCCATTGCCACCGTATCGTTGGTATTGAACGGCAAAGCCAAGCAAAGCCGCATCAGCGACGCGGTGGCCCAGCGGGTGCTGGCCTACGTGGAGGAGGTCGGCTACAAGCCCAATCAGCTGGCCAAAAGCCTGCGCACCGGCAAAACCCACGTCATTGGACTGGTGGTGGAAGATATTTCCAACCCGTTTTTCGCCACCGTAGCTTGGCTGATTGAAAAGCAGGCCTTCGAGCGGGGTTACCGCATTATTTACTGCAGCACCGACAACGACCCGGCCAAGACCCGGGAGCTGATTTCCATGTTTCAGGAGCGGCACGTCGACGGCTTCATCATCGTGCCCTCCGAGGGTATTGAGAAGGAGGTCGGCGCCATCCTGCGGGAGCACACGCCCACCGTGCTCTTCGACCGGCTCCTGCCCGCTTTGCCCACCAATTACGTCGTGGTGGACGGCGCCCAGGGCACCTACGCGGCTGCTGGCCACCTGCTGGAGCAGGGCTACCGCCACATTGCCTTTGTCACCACCGACTCCCAGCAAACCCAGATGGAAGAGCGCCTGCGCGGCTACACCCGGGCCCTGCACGAGCACAACCTGACCCCGCTGGTGAAGCGCGTGACGGTAACCAAGGAAACAGAGAAATTAGTGGCCGACATCCAGGAGTTCATTCAGCACACGACTCCCTGCGACGCCATAATCTTCGCCACCAACTACCTGACCATTTACGGCCTAGAGGCCATCAACCACCTGCAGCGCCGTATTCCGGCCGACCTGGCCATTATTTCCTACGACGACCACGACCTGTTCCGGCTCTATTCCCCGGCCATTACCGCCATTGCCCAGCCGGTCGAAAGCATTGCCAAAAACGTCATCGACATCCTGCTCCAGGAGCTGCAGCACCCCACCGAGCCCGTGGCCGAGCCTGCCTACCAGGTGGTGCTACCCACCGAGTTGCTTATTCGCTGCTCGTCCCTGCGCCAGGGCAGACAGCCGGAGTAAGACGGCCCCCGCTACTGTCGGCCGTTAGTCAGCGCCCAGCGCCGCCGGTTGGGCGGCTTTAGCGGTTTGGTCCCAGTGCTGCTGCACGCTGGGGAAGCTGACTTCGACCCAGTCGGCCAGGGCCCGTACTTTCTGGGCGGCCTGCTGGCCCAGGGGCGTCAGGCTGTATTCCACGTGGGGCGGCACTACCTCGTAGGCCACGCGGCGCACCAGGCCGTCGGCTTCGAGCCACTGCAGGGTTTGGGCCAGCATCCGCTCACTTACGCCGTCAATTTGGCGCCGCAACTCACTAAAACGCCGGGTTTCTCCATCCAATACCATCAGGGCCAGCACGCCCCAGCGGCTGGTAATGTGCTTGAGCACCGTGCGCGACGGGCAGCCGGCTGAGAGTAGGTCGCCGCGCTGCAGCTTGTCGGTGAGGGAGAAGGGAGGAGCAATTTTTTTCATACTTACCTTTCTGTGCGTACTTACTTTGCGTAAGTATACCACCTACTTTTGTTTCGTTCCTCATTTAATCGACGAAACCATGAAAATTGCCATCACCGGGGCCACGGGCCAGCTCGGCCGCCTCGTTATCGAAAAACTCCAAGCCAAGGTAGCCGTCGACCAAATCGTGGCCCTGGTTCGCAACCCGGCCAAAGCCACCGACCTGGGCGTCGAGGTCCGGGAAGCCGATTACAGCCAGCCCGCCACGCTCAGTACAGCCCTGGCCGGCGTGGATACGCTCCTGCTAATTTCCTCGAGCGAAGTCGGGCAGCGGGCCACCCAGCACCGCAACGTTATTGCGGCCGCCAAGCAGGCTGGCGTCACGCGCGTGGTGTATACCAGCGTGCTGCACGCCGATTCGTCGCCGCTGAGCCTGGCTGAAGAGCACCGCGCCACGGAAGCCGACCTGAAATCCTCGGGCCTGACGTATACCCTGCTGCGCAATGGCTGGTACACGGAAAACTATACCGGCTCGGTGCAAGGGGCCGTGGCCGGTGGAGCTTTTATCGGCAGCGCCCGGGAGGGTCGGATTTCCTCGGCCACCCGCGCTGATTTTGCCGAGGCCGCTGTAGCAGTACTCACTGGCCCTGGCCACGAAAACAAAACCTACGAGCTGGCCGGCGACGAGTCGTACACCCTGGCCGAGCTGGCGGCGGAAATTTCGCGCCAAACCGGCAAGGACATTCCCTACCGTGACCTTCCCGTGGCTGATTACGCGGCGGCCCTCACCGGCTTCGGCGTGCCCGAGGGCTTCGCGCACGGTATTGCCAGCTGGGATGCTGACGCCGCCACTGGGGCCCTGTTTGATGACAGCCATCGGCTTTCCCAGCTGATTGGCCGCCCCACGACGCCGTTGGCCACGGCCGTTGCCGCCGCGCTATAGCAGCATTGATAGAAAGAATAGGGTAGGCAGTAAAACGCTTGGTCCTAAAACAGAACAGCCCTTTGAACGCAAGTCCAAAGGGCTGTTCTGTTATTGAGCGAGAAACGAGGTTCGAACTCGCGACCCTCAGCTTGGGAAGCTGTGTATAGTGCTTCCTTATAGCTACTCGTTATTTGCTAAAATGCCTATTAATGTGCTTTAATGACGCTTTTTGTTGTTGGAGCTTGTTGTGAGTATTAGTCTTTTTATCACCTTTGTGTAAACCGCCGTGTAAACCGAAGCGGTTTACACCAATGAGCAAAACGACTGCACACAAAGAAGGCAAGGCTACCGTCCGGGTGGTGTACTACACTAGCAAGACTCTTTCCGATGGTTCACACCCCTTCATGTTATGTGTCACTAAGGATCGGAAGAGGAAATACATTGCCACTGGCTACAGTCTGCTTCCAAAGTATTGGAATGGCAAGGCTAAGTCCGATGCGGCTCGCATCCGCAGTAGCTATCCAGGCGACGCAAAAGATCTTTGGCGCAAGTTGGATGCAAAAGCTGTTGCCTACGAAAAAGCGGCTGAGGACTTAGCTGAGGCTGATGAGCAGCACGACACTGAGACCATTCTAAGGAAGGCAACGGAAGCCCGCAAAGCGGGACGGCGGGTAAAACTGCTAGCCTACATCGAAGAGTTAGCCGCCGGCATGGCGGCAGTTGGACAGATCGGTAACGCTGGCGTGTACCGAGACTTGGGTAACCAGCTGGCCAAGTTCATTGGAGACGAGGCTAATGCACCGGAGCCTCCACTAGGCAAAGGGCAGGAGGAGGAAAAGGCCGCATGGGTGCAGCAGTATGATGTGCCATTCTCTCGGTTAACAGTATCCTTTTGCAACGAATGGGAGGCAACTCTGCGTGCCACTGGTATAGAAGAAATTACACTCTCGCTTCGTTTTCGCACCCTACGGGCTGTATTGAACAAAGCCATAGCAAATGGCTTCGCTAAGCCTGAGCATTATCCCTTCGCCCGTAATACGGCTGAAAAGCACAAGTTCAGCGTCGGGAAGTTTGATATCAGCACCCAAAAGCGGGCTATATCTCGCGACGAACTACGGAAGCTGGAAGCTCTGCAAACGACTTCAGACCGGGCCCAACTAGCTAAAGATGTATTCCTGTTTATCTTCTTCTGCGGAGGCATTAATTTCGTTGACCTAGCACAGCTCCGCTGGAGCAACCTCAACGGCCCAGCCGACGCACAAAGACTTACCTACGTGCGGCAAAAGACCGGCGGCAAGTTCAATATGAAGCTCTTGGCCCCCGCTGCTGCCATTCTGGAAAGCTACCGGGCTTTTACCTATGCGAGCCCCAGCAGCTACATCTTCCCGGTGCTTGACCAAACCAAGCACCTCAGTCCAATGCAAATCAAAAACCGCCTGCATAAGGTGCTGGGACAGGTAAATGCCGACCTGAAGGCCCTGGGCCAGCAGGCGGGTATTGCCACACCGCTAACGACCTATGTAGCCCGACACAGCATGGCAACGGTCCTTAGAAAGAGCGGAGCCAGTACGGCCGTTATCTCGCAGGCGATGGGCCATAGCAGCGAAGCGGTTACTGCCATCTACTTGGAGTCTTTCGCTGCCGAGGTAGTAGACGATACCTTTGACGCGCTGCTTTGATTACCCGTATGAGCCAATAAATAAGCGCCTAAGCGCATAGTTAGCCTTAGAATAAAGTTTTGAGCCTCAAACGGCTTAATATGTAATAATGTATCATACGCCCACAAAGGCCACAGTTGATGTGCTTAAGTGATAAACTGCATAGCCAGGGTTAGCGTATGACAAGCTCCTTTACCAAGAATTGACTTTACTAGGCGTCTAAGTTACATAGAGTAGGCAGTAGAATGATTAGGTGTCCTGTGAGAGCATAACCCACAGATTTTACATCGTTCACTTCTAAATAACGCCAACTCATGTCGTCCTACTATCAAAAAGTAGAAGCGGCTCGGCTTTTTGTCGAGCAAGGGAATTTTCCGGATCGGATAGAAAGTCACGGAACCCGCTGGAGAGGGAAGCCCTACCATGTCATATACTATCCATCTTTCAAAGGCTACTTCCGCTGGATGGTTCTTGGGGAGCGAGATAGTGTTGATGAGTATGGGTACACATGCTGGGGGTTTGACATGAAGACCTGGGCAGATGGCTACGATCTTCTAGAATCGCCTTTGGCCACAGATGAGGTCACAGCTTGGCTGGAATTTCATTACGGCAGCTTGTCGGACTTGTATGATTACCAATACCTATCCGACCTTCTGGTTGCTAAAGGTGTCGAGGTTAATTGGGCCAACAGTTCACGGGAACGAGCGTTTCAGTGGATACAAACCAAACTTGATCAGTTAACCCATACATCATCTATCCCTAATGAAGTTGGGTTGAGATAGTATGGCACTCAAACCGAGTTCATAGAATTGATATATGCTACAATAGCAGCTCGACGGTTGAAGGTGATAGGTAAGAGAGGAAGAGATGCAGCTATCAATCGTCTGATGGAGTTGTTGAGCGTTCCTAACGGTACACCTGTGCGTGTGGTGATTAATGATATCCTCAGGAAGCGTAACAGCGACAACCAGACCCCATTTTTGAACCTGTTGATAGAGGAGTTTTTGACTAAGGCGAACGAAGATGAGTGAAATCTCACCTACGTAGGCCGATGTAGGTGACAGGCGGATGGAGAAGAAGTTCCTTTGCATCATGAACCGGATTAAACCAGAACTCATCTTCATGAACGCAACGGAACCCGGCTTTCCGCATCTACAGCGGCTGCTGCCTTACGGTGCCGTAACATCTCTAGCCAAGAAGTTCGGTATTTCAGCTACTGCGGTAAGTAAAGCCCTTAAGAATAGAAAGCCAGGCAACCCCGTGGTTCAGGAAGCTGTGCGCATGGCGCAGGAGAGCGGGGCACTTAGTGCAGCTCAGGTACTAGCCAGTCTGCCCTCAGCCTAATTCATCCTTTCACTTCAAACTCATTTTTTCCGCCTGTCAAGGCTGGCAGGCACACTTTTCTCCAACTTTTTTCTATGAACCACAACCCTTTCGAGCTTCTGCACAGCCACTTGTGCCGGTTGGAAGCGCTAATCATGGAACAGATCTCAAACGCAAAAGCGGAGCCTAGTGCCACCGAAGTTGGTGGCTTGGCCTTGGCTCAAGAGATTACCCGTTTGAGCAAGCCCCGGATTTACGGGCTGGTTTCA from Hymenobacter chitinivorans DSM 11115 includes these protein-coding regions:
- a CDS encoding DUF6970 domain-containing protein, which codes for MKALLFLVSVWGCLGMVQCQKDAVAPDAETAPDTASACVDSRAQPLIDELLRTPKANPAGEVWRYTWEGRPVFLVKSFRPDDYQKVYEVTNAQLQYVGAPSGGITGKGDGKCPTFSAQATNGCLVWRDSR
- the uvrB gene encoding excinuclease ABC subunit UvrB, with product MDYQLTSEFKPTGDQPKAIAQLVSGVESGEPAQVLLGATGTGKTFTVANVVAQTGKPTLVLCHNKTLAAQLYGEFKSFFPNNAVEYYISYYDYYQPEAYIASTDVFIEKDLAINEEIEKLRLHCTATLLSGRRDVIVVASVSCIYGIGNPEEFSKNVIYLAPGLKYSRNNLLYQFVQILYSRTEVEFTRGTFRVKGDTVDVFPAYADFAYRIYFFGDEIEAIQKIDPVSGKKLSDEQSVTLYPANLFVTGKDTLNQAIKEIQFDMVQQHSYFEKEGRDSEAKRIMERTEFDLEMIRELGYCSGIENYSRYFDGRQPGSRPFCLLDYFPDDYLLVIDESHATIPQVRAMWGGDRSRKTALVEYGFRLPSAMDNRPLTFNEFESMYRQAIYVSATPSDYELAQANGVVVEQIIRPTGLLDPEIDVRPSVNQIDDLLDEVDNRVKMGDRVLVTTLTKRMAEELQKYMERLGIKSQYVHSDVKSLDRVEILRQLRLGVIDVLIGVNLLREGLDLPEVSLVAILDADKEGFLRDQRSLIQTMGRAARNDKGKVIMYADRMTGSMQRAIDETNRRRAVQMAYNEEHGITPRTVKKSHDEIIGQTSLSDKRRIEPAAYVGPDTDTLTLAAEPVIAMMTKPDLEKLIKQTEKQMEAAAKDLDFLQAAKFRDELAQLRQMLKSKRD
- a CDS encoding DUF421 domain-containing protein; translated protein: MEDLWHELLGLEADSHSITAGQMCARAVVVFLVALALLRLSGKRTFASSSAFNMVLKIILGAVLSRAIVAASPFGATLLASAVLVLLHRLLAWAAFRSKFIGRLIKGAPVQLVKDGRYCEDNMRRASISHNDLLEGLRHGGHRASLEGIDQVYLERNGHISVVKKKPKPGPAKQGAEATLNTNRPQ
- a CDS encoding inorganic diphosphatase codes for the protein MNSALFSLPAWHQPSGHLHVVIETPKGSRNKFAYDPETQLFKLKGTLPEGSSFPYDFGFVPSTLGPDGDPLDVLVLMDAPAFAGCLLEARLIGAIEAEQTENGHTERNDRLLAVSASSRQHQHLHDTTDLPAQLLQEIEHFFRSYNEAAGRQFVPVRRVGAKRARTLVEHAQQAFRKAAP
- a CDS encoding cupin domain-containing protein; this translates as MSPDLSKQQLFEQTQQQLHTQGFGIMQRDQTRPWGGFFVLSEDQAQQFADTYFGGLPVEQLRISGKLSPKILLVAPHQRLSWQYHHRRAEIWKVVRGTVGIITSATDEEGPLQTHGPGQTIMLRQGERHRLVGLDDWGMIAEIWQHTDAQQPSDENDIVRVQDDFGR
- a CDS encoding LacI family DNA-binding transcriptional regulator — translated: MAIKKQQTSLRDLAQHLGVSASTVSRALADHHDISETTKERVRQAAQELNYRPNQLAAALRRGHSKTLGVIVPHIKGYFFPAVMNGIEKVATREGFNVLLCQSNEDLKREQRNIEALLAAQVEGILVSVSATTYDDMQHFEQVRQQGTPLVFFDRVPDLPRSMAVILDDFQGAYQSVRHLIEQGCRRIVHLAGPQHLNTSRNRFLGYKAALADHGLPFEEDWVYALPALTHEAGRLGMQHLLALEPPLDGIFAAYAIPSVGALEVLREKQLRVPQDIALACFSNEPFTTMTQPQMTVVDQRAEQMGETAVRLFLQLLKRGPAYEPPHLMLKPELIIRDSSLHRSQEPKEAR
- a CDS encoding LacI family DNA-binding transcriptional regulator: MKKRTLINDIASHLQVSIATVSLVLNGKAKQSRISDAVAQRVLAYVEEVGYKPNQLAKSLRTGKTHVIGLVVEDISNPFFATVAWLIEKQAFERGYRIIYCSTDNDPAKTRELISMFQERHVDGFIIVPSEGIEKEVGAILREHTPTVLFDRLLPALPTNYVVVDGAQGTYAAAGHLLEQGYRHIAFVTTDSQQTQMEERLRGYTRALHEHNLTPLVKRVTVTKETEKLVADIQEFIQHTTPCDAIIFATNYLTIYGLEAINHLQRRIPADLAIISYDDHDLFRLYSPAITAIAQPVESIAKNVIDILLQELQHPTEPVAEPAYQVVLPTELLIRCSSLRQGRQPE
- a CDS encoding winged helix-turn-helix transcriptional regulator, which produces MKKIAPPFSLTDKLQRGDLLSAGCPSRTVLKHITSRWGVLALMVLDGETRRFSELRRQIDGVSERMLAQTLQWLEADGLVRRVAYEVVPPHVEYSLTPLGQQAAQKVRALADWVEVSFPSVQQHWDQTAKAAQPAALGAD
- a CDS encoding SDR family oxidoreductase: MKIAITGATGQLGRLVIEKLQAKVAVDQIVALVRNPAKATDLGVEVREADYSQPATLSTALAGVDTLLLISSSEVGQRATQHRNVIAAAKQAGVTRVVYTSVLHADSSPLSLAEEHRATEADLKSSGLTYTLLRNGWYTENYTGSVQGAVAGGAFIGSAREGRISSATRADFAEAAVAVLTGPGHENKTYELAGDESYTLAELAAEISRQTGKDIPYRDLPVADYAAALTGFGVPEGFAHGIASWDADAATGALFDDSHRLSQLIGRPTTPLATAVAAAL
- a CDS encoding site-specific integrase, whose amino-acid sequence is MSKTTAHKEGKATVRVVYYTSKTLSDGSHPFMLCVTKDRKRKYIATGYSLLPKYWNGKAKSDAARIRSSYPGDAKDLWRKLDAKAVAYEKAAEDLAEADEQHDTETILRKATEARKAGRRVKLLAYIEELAAGMAAVGQIGNAGVYRDLGNQLAKFIGDEANAPEPPLGKGQEEEKAAWVQQYDVPFSRLTVSFCNEWEATLRATGIEEITLSLRFRTLRAVLNKAIANGFAKPEHYPFARNTAEKHKFSVGKFDISTQKRAISRDELRKLEALQTTSDRAQLAKDVFLFIFFCGGINFVDLAQLRWSNLNGPADAQRLTYVRQKTGGKFNMKLLAPAAAILESYRAFTYASPSSYIFPVLDQTKHLSPMQIKNRLHKVLGQVNADLKALGQQAGIATPLTTYVARHSMATVLRKSGASTAVISQAMGHSSEAVTAIYLESFAAEVVDDTFDALL